Proteins from a genomic interval of Hornefia porci:
- a CDS encoding RNA polymerase sigma factor, whose translation MKTIRYEFITEEIVEIEISDEWGEKLKSVKREQWKLDKREERHSVNFADLDGKEEYFADSEGDPFAMIEEERYRDYKADHERRIVKAFSELSGSQRELLKALYEDGMTETEYASKLGISQAAVARRLNRIKRKLEKLLK comes from the coding sequence ATGAAAACAATCAGATATGAGTTCATCACTGAAGAAATTGTTGAGATCGAGATCAGCGATGAATGGGGAGAAAAACTGAAGTCAGTAAAACGGGAGCAGTGGAAACTGGACAAACGTGAGGAACGTCACAGTGTCAATTTTGCCGATCTGGACGGAAAGGAAGAATACTTTGCAGATTCAGAAGGTGATCCCTTTGCAATGATCGAAGAAGAACGGTACAGAGATTACAAAGCCGATCACGAAAGAAGAATTGTAAAAGCATTTTCCGAACTCAGCGGAAGTCAGCGGGAGCTGCTGAAAGCTCTCTATGAGGATGGAATGACAGAGACGGAATATGCGTCAAAACTTGGAATATCTCAGGCCGCTGTTGCGCGTCGCCTGAATCGTATCAAACGAAAGCTGGAAAAGTTATTGAAGTAG
- a CDS encoding MarR family transcriptional regulator translates to MENEMFVGVETVAKDFGVSKGFAYKLIKQMNDELKAKGYLTVAGRVSRQYYRERIYGFASEEHRNGSQQEIPTSR, encoded by the coding sequence ATGGAAAACGAAATGTTTGTTGGAGTAGAAACTGTTGCCAAGGATTTTGGCGTATCAAAGGGTTTTGCATATAAGCTGATCAAGCAGATGAACGACGAGTTGAAAGCGAAAGGATACCTGACAGTAGCCGGCCGCGTCAGCAGACAGTATTACCGTGAGCGCATTTACGGATTCGCCAGTGAGGAGCATAGAAATGGAAGCCAGCAAGAGATTCCTACAAGTCGATGA
- a CDS encoding plasmid mobilization protein: MGGYQQKGEKPLRNYKNRKRYITVGFRVSPEQRDELYKRIHLTGRSIQDYMLQSGLSQQIVVVGNERLRRRIIERLEVLEPKLNEIAKGHSDDENVLTELRTIYEITKTWE; this comes from the coding sequence ATGGGAGGATATCAACAGAAAGGAGAAAAGCCGCTTCGTAATTACAAGAACAGAAAAAGGTACATCACGGTCGGCTTCCGAGTCTCGCCGGAACAGAGGGATGAGCTCTATAAGAGAATCCATCTTACTGGAAGGAGCATTCAGGACTACATGCTACAAAGCGGGTTGAGTCAGCAAATCGTAGTCGTTGGTAATGAACGACTCCGCAGAAGGATCATCGAAAGACTTGAAGTCTTGGAGCCGAAGCTGAATGAGATAGCAAAAGGTCATTCCGATGATGAGAACGTCCTTACTGAGCTTCGGACGATATATGAGATCACCAAAACATGGGAATAG
- a CDS encoding type II toxin-antitoxin system PemK/MazF family toxin, whose product MISHDMEVKRGDVFYADLLQDQIGSVQAGIRPVVIKQGNWLNRTSTTYGVALITSRLKNTGMATHVLLPKLKGLPKQSMVLGEQQTTVDRKQLVSYRCTLPDETMKQVDRAIRCADSSKEHWHKKRKR is encoded by the coding sequence ATGATCAGTCACGATATGGAAGTGAAGCGAGGAGATGTATTCTATGCGGATCTTCTCCAGGACCAGATCGGATCGGTGCAGGCCGGGATCAGACCGGTGGTGATTAAGCAGGGGAATTGGTTGAACAGAACATCCACCACCTATGGAGTAGCACTTATTACCAGCCGGCTGAAGAACACTGGAATGGCGACCCATGTGCTACTCCCGAAGCTGAAAGGGCTGCCAAAGCAGTCGATGGTGCTCGGAGAGCAGCAGACGACTGTGGACAGAAAACAGCTGGTATCATATCGCTGCACATTGCCAGATGAGACCATGAAACAGGTCGATCGGGCGATCCGATGTGCTGACAGCTCGAAGGAGCATTGGCATAAGAAAAGAAAGAGATAA
- a CDS encoding tyrosine-type recombinase/integrase, whose translation MPAYKDKNRNTWMASFYYEDWTGTKKKKTKRGFKTKKEALEWERSFRNQKAETLDMTFADFVEVYTEDMKPKLRWNTWITKEYILKEKLIPYFGKKKMNEIKASDIIKWQNTLITMKDENGKPLYSRKYLKTIQSQLSCIFNHAVRLYELKKNPVHSAGPIGGDDRTQEMSIWSKDEYRAFSEAISGNIESFTAFEVLYWGGLRLGEMLALTLGDIDFENDEIHITKSLQHIRGQIVITPPKTKKGIRVVKIPHFLTRELEMFTRMQYGINPENRIFMISKEFLHHEMDRGSEAAGVKRIRIHDLRHSHVSMLIDMGFSAVDIANRVGHENIDITMHYAHMFPHKQQEIVGKLEIENDWQEAI comes from the coding sequence ATGCCAGCATATAAGGACAAGAACAGAAACACATGGATGGCTTCTTTCTATTATGAGGACTGGACCGGAACAAAAAAGAAGAAGACTAAGCGCGGGTTCAAGACAAAGAAAGAGGCACTGGAATGGGAACGTAGTTTCAGGAATCAGAAGGCAGAGACTCTGGATATGACTTTCGCCGATTTCGTGGAAGTATATACCGAAGATATGAAGCCGAAGCTTAGATGGAACACATGGATTACGAAGGAATACATATTGAAAGAAAAACTGATACCGTACTTTGGGAAAAAGAAAATGAATGAGATAAAAGCAAGCGATATCATCAAGTGGCAGAACACGCTGATCACTATGAAGGATGAAAACGGAAAGCCACTGTATTCCAGGAAGTATCTGAAAACGATCCAGTCACAGCTTAGCTGCATCTTTAATCACGCTGTGCGCCTCTATGAACTGAAGAAAAATCCGGTTCATTCGGCTGGTCCGATTGGAGGGGATGATAGAACACAGGAAATGAGCATCTGGTCGAAGGACGAGTACAGGGCATTCTCTGAGGCAATCAGCGGTAACATCGAAAGCTTCACGGCATTCGAAGTGCTTTACTGGGGAGGTCTCAGACTCGGCGAAATGCTTGCATTGACATTAGGCGATATCGACTTTGAGAACGATGAGATCCACATTACAAAGTCTCTTCAGCACATCAGGGGTCAGATTGTTATCACACCACCAAAGACAAAGAAGGGAATCAGAGTGGTGAAGATCCCACACTTCCTGACTAGAGAGCTGGAGATGTTTACCAGGATGCAGTATGGAATTAATCCCGAGAATCGAATCTTTATGATATCGAAGGAATTCCTGCATCATGAGATGGATCGCGGTAGTGAAGCTGCTGGAGTAAAGAGAATCCGTATTCACGATCTGAGACATTCGCATGTGTCTATGCTGATTGATATGGGATTCTCTGCAGTAGATATCGCAAACAGAGTAGGACATGAAAACATTGATATCACAATGCACTACGCTCACATGTTCCCTCATAAGCAGCAGGAAATCGTGGGCAAACTAGAAATAGAAAATGACTGGCAGGAGGCGATATAG
- a CDS encoding helix-turn-helix domain-containing protein: MIISYDNLWKLLIDKRLNKTELAKKTKISTSTITKMSREEPVALTILVRICDYLNCDIGDIVSVRRD; encoded by the coding sequence ATGATCATTTCTTATGATAATCTTTGGAAACTGCTAATTGATAAACGCTTGAACAAGACTGAACTGGCGAAGAAAACAAAAATTAGCACCAGCACGATTACGAAAATGTCACGTGAAGAACCTGTGGCTTTGACGATCCTCGTTCGCATATGTGATTATCTCAACTGCGATATTGGAGATATTGTCAGCGTAAGAAGAGATTGA